ATAGAAAATGCCGAAAATGATGTGATAAAGCTTGAAGGAATACAGAATTACACCAAGTTTGTATTTGAAAATGGCAGCTACATCATGATGTCATATACCTTAAAAAACTATCAGAATTTCCTGAAATTTCCATTTGTAAGAGTAAGTAAATCATTTATTGTAAACCTTAATTTTTGTTCTGATTTTTCACCCGGAACTAAAAAACTGTGGGTTTCTGACGGCTCTGAAATCCAGATTTCGAGAAGACGGCTGACTGAAGTATCTGTAAACCTGGAGAAACTTTGGTTAGTTTAAGGCAATTCCTTCTGAAACTATTTTTGGCAATAAAAAGAGTGCAATTTGCTCCGATAGATTCCTGGACTCATAAATCCTTATAAATTTACTTAAAAATAACCTTTCATTATAAAGCAACGAAAACATTTTA
This portion of the Cytophagaceae bacterium genome encodes:
- a CDS encoding LytTR family transcriptional regulator; translated protein: MKNKPRQSHLLLIENAENDVIKLEGIQNYTKFVFENGSYIMMSYTLKNYQNFLKFPFVRVSKSFIVNLNFCSDFSPGTKKLWVSDGSEIQISRRRLTEVSVNLEKLWLV